A window from Photobacterium leiognathi encodes these proteins:
- the gshB gene encoding glutathione synthase, producing MKICFVMYPWDKVEAENDSTLRLIHEAASRGHTVAITTPSNLTMRDSMAIAFCNVLKKGDVSNNIPSFYRKAEFNKAELPLAGFDVIFMRANPPLDTMALNFLDSVREHTFIINDIDGLRVANNKLYTASLPDPNHEFIPATHVSKNREYLERVLDESTQERMILKPLNGYGGKGVILVEKSAKSSVKSLLDFYIGDDENYVILQDYIEGAEQGDVRILVLNGEPIGAMRRVPAEGDVRSNIHAGGREVKHTLTKQELDLCKHIGPKLVRDGLYFVGLDVINGKLVEVNVLSPGGITRINRLNRVKLQRNVLDFAESVVMAKEIGIARKNDFRKVIADAAY from the coding sequence ATGAAAATTTGTTTTGTTATGTACCCGTGGGACAAAGTTGAAGCAGAAAACGATTCAACATTACGTCTAATCCATGAAGCAGCTAGTCGTGGACACACGGTTGCAATTACAACACCGAGTAACTTAACTATGCGCGACAGCATGGCAATTGCTTTCTGTAACGTATTAAAGAAAGGTGATGTATCAAACAATATCCCTAGCTTTTACCGTAAAGCAGAATTTAATAAAGCTGAGTTACCACTTGCGGGCTTCGATGTTATTTTCATGCGTGCTAACCCACCGCTAGATACCATGGCATTGAACTTCTTGGATTCTGTTCGTGAGCACACGTTTATCATTAACGATATTGATGGCCTACGTGTAGCAAACAACAAGCTATACACTGCATCACTACCAGATCCAAACCATGAGTTTATTCCAGCAACGCACGTATCGAAGAACCGTGAGTACCTTGAGCGTGTATTAGATGAATCAACCCAAGAACGCATGATCCTAAAACCACTGAATGGTTACGGCGGTAAAGGCGTTATCTTGGTTGAGAAAAGTGCAAAATCAAGTGTGAAATCACTGCTTGATTTCTACATTGGTGACGATGAGAACTATGTGATCCTACAAGATTACATCGAAGGTGCAGAGCAAGGCGACGTACGTATTCTTGTGTTAAATGGTGAGCCAATTGGTGCGATGCGTCGCGTACCTGCTGAAGGTGACGTTCGCTCAAACATCCATGCAGGCGGCCGTGAAGTAAAACACACACTAACCAAGCAAGAGCTTGATCTATGTAAACACATTGGTCCTAAGCTAGTGCGCGACGGTCTGTACTTCGTAGGTCTTGATGTTATCAACGGTAAGCTCGTTGAAGTTAACGTATTAAGCCCAGGTGGCATTACACGTATTAACCGTCTAAACCGCGTAAAACTTCAACGTAACGTGCTTGATTTTGCTGAAAGCGTAGTAATGGCGAAAGAAATTGGTATTGCTCGTAAAAATGATTTTCGTAAGGTAATTGCTGATGCTGCATACTGA
- the maoP gene encoding DUF413 domain-containing protein, with translation MRSEGKFYDDKNFPRGFNRSGVFTISEASVLENYGRTMRALHEGAAQPIDESETQFLAEILGQQAAVSEFGKCWLKYLNHTNHKARSYTLCVSQRSSNSAYGDDDDTDGDSSDSDLDY, from the coding sequence ATGAGAAGTGAAGGTAAATTTTACGACGATAAAAATTTCCCACGTGGCTTTAATCGCTCGGGGGTTTTCACAATTAGTGAGGCCAGCGTCTTAGAGAATTATGGACGTACAATGCGCGCTTTACATGAAGGTGCTGCGCAACCTATCGATGAGTCTGAAACTCAATTCCTTGCTGAAATATTAGGCCAGCAAGCAGCAGTGTCTGAATTTGGTAAGTGTTGGTTAAAATACCTAAATCACACCAATCATAAAGCACGCAGTTACACATTATGCGTATCTCAGCGCTCTAGTAATAGCGCATACGGCGACGATGATGATACCGATGGTGATAGTAGTGATAGCGATTTAGACTATTAA
- a CDS encoding succinylglutamate desuccinylase/aspartoacylase family protein, giving the protein MAKKTPPFEFAGLTIEAGKHVNCELEIARLYTHSPLSVSVDVLHGKHPGPVLLINAAIHGDELNGIEVVRQVIDKIDLNKLHGTIIAVPVVNVFGFIHKSRYLPDRRDLNRCFPGSERGSIAGRMAYQYFNQVVRRATHVVDLHTAAIYRTNLPQIRANLDNPLAKEMAMAFGSPVVVDASLRDGSLRAAAEAFNIPVITFEAGEALRLDPHAVGSGVQGVLKVMRHLDMLRTSRSKKVIEPMVPKATRWIRADYDGLLRSHVALGEKVSKDQVIATVSDPAGSSEVSVIAPQGGIVIGQQTLPLVNEGDAIFHIAFFEEPDGLVEEQVENYLGEAIEELDDDLKWGMTN; this is encoded by the coding sequence ATGGCTAAGAAAACGCCTCCGTTTGAATTTGCAGGCCTTACTATTGAGGCTGGTAAACATGTTAATTGTGAATTAGAAATCGCGCGTCTTTATACGCATTCACCACTTTCAGTTTCCGTTGATGTGCTTCACGGTAAGCACCCAGGCCCAGTGCTATTAATTAACGCAGCTATTCATGGTGATGAATTAAACGGTATCGAAGTGGTTCGCCAAGTGATCGATAAAATCGATTTAAACAAACTACACGGTACTATTATTGCGGTACCTGTGGTTAATGTGTTTGGCTTTATTCATAAATCACGTTACCTACCCGATCGCCGTGACTTAAACCGTTGTTTCCCAGGTTCAGAGCGAGGCTCAATTGCTGGTCGTATGGCTTACCAATACTTTAACCAAGTGGTACGTCGTGCAACTCATGTTGTTGATTTACATACCGCAGCTATCTACCGTACTAACTTGCCACAGATCCGCGCGAACCTTGATAATCCATTAGCAAAAGAGATGGCAATGGCATTTGGATCACCTGTTGTGGTCGATGCAAGTTTGCGCGATGGCTCATTACGAGCAGCTGCTGAAGCATTTAACATACCCGTGATCACATTTGAAGCAGGTGAAGCGTTACGTCTTGACCCACATGCAGTAGGATCTGGCGTTCAGGGCGTACTTAAGGTGATGCGCCATTTAGATATGCTACGCACTAGCCGTAGTAAAAAAGTTATTGAACCAATGGTGCCAAAGGCAACCCGTTGGATCCGTGCCGACTATGATGGCTTGCTTCGATCCCATGTGGCCTTGGGTGAGAAGGTGTCGAAAGACCAGGTCATCGCCACAGTTAGCGATCCGGCTGGCAGTAGCGAAGTATCCGTTATTGCCCCACAAGGCGGGATCGTAATTGGTCAACAGACATTACCATTAGTTAATGAAGGTGATGCTATTTTCCATATCGCATTCTTTGAAGAGCCAGATGGCCTTGTCGAAGAGCAAGTGGAGAACTACTTAGGTGAAGCCATTGAAGAGCTTGATGATGACCTTAAATGGGGTATGACAAACTAA
- the hdfR gene encoding HTH-type transcriptional regulator HdfR has protein sequence MDTELLKTFLEVTKTRHFGRAADNLYLTQSAVSFRIRQLESQLGNPLFSRQRGNVHLTAAGERLQPYAEAILQTWGRAKQDVALTDSLNTQLAIGASPLFWEFDGISDWINQIYTSIPGLALRLESVKREGMAKRLFDKSIDLFITSEPPKIENLNVRKVRDYQLQLVTNKEGCHLHDTRDIPLVFLDWGTRFSVEHSRIAELQRTPIMHTHSVKMALDYILANDGVGYLPSPVVANAKQAGLIHLVEDAPVMEQSLYLVWREDNEKEDLIKALVEVPFKNVIENI, from the coding sequence GTGGATACAGAATTACTAAAAACATTCTTAGAAGTTACAAAAACTCGCCATTTTGGACGAGCAGCTGACAACTTATATTTAACTCAATCAGCCGTTAGTTTTCGCATTCGACAACTAGAGTCTCAACTTGGTAACCCGTTGTTTTCTCGTCAGCGTGGTAATGTACACTTAACGGCAGCTGGTGAGCGTTTACAGCCCTATGCAGAAGCGATTTTGCAAACCTGGGGACGTGCTAAACAGGATGTTGCGTTAACAGATAGTTTGAACACCCAATTAGCAATCGGTGCATCTCCTTTATTTTGGGAGTTTGATGGGATCTCTGATTGGATCAATCAGATCTACACTAGCATCCCTGGGTTGGCATTACGTTTAGAGTCAGTGAAGCGTGAAGGGATGGCAAAACGTCTCTTTGATAAGAGCATTGATCTGTTTATTACCAGTGAGCCACCAAAGATTGAAAACTTGAATGTACGTAAAGTGCGTGATTATCAGTTGCAGTTGGTGACTAATAAAGAAGGCTGCCACTTACATGATACGCGTGATATTCCACTCGTCTTTTTAGATTGGGGTACACGTTTTTCTGTTGAGCACAGTCGTATCGCCGAATTACAACGTACACCTATCATGCATACTCACTCAGTGAAGATGGCACTTGATTATATTTTGGCAAATGATGGGGTTGGTTATTTACCATCACCTGTTGTAGCTAATGCTAAACAAGCAGGCTTGATCCACTTGGTTGAAGATGCACCTGTTATGGAACAAAGTTTATATTTAGTATGGCGAGAAGATAACGAAAAAGAGGACTTGATCAAGGCTTTGGTGGAAGTACCATTTAAGAATGTGATCGAAAACATTTGA
- the ribD gene encoding bifunctional diaminohydroxyphosphoribosylaminopyrimidine deaminase/5-amino-6-(5-phosphoribosylamino)uracil reductase RibD, whose protein sequence is MSGDHQEQAFMMRALLLSHQALPACRPNPPVGCVLVKDGQIVSEGFTQRPGHHHAEAMALANYGASLDDVTAYVTLEPCSFVGRTPSCAHTLVERGIKKVVVATLDPDTRNSGKGIAVLEQAGVEVEVGLCENEVLDFIEPYLIRN, encoded by the coding sequence ATGAGCGGCGATCATCAAGAGCAAGCATTTATGATGCGAGCGCTATTATTATCTCATCAGGCATTACCAGCTTGTCGTCCAAATCCACCTGTAGGGTGTGTGCTAGTGAAAGATGGGCAGATAGTTAGTGAAGGTTTTACTCAACGACCAGGACATCATCATGCAGAAGCAATGGCATTGGCGAATTATGGTGCAAGCTTAGATGACGTTACAGCGTATGTAACGCTAGAGCCGTGCTCTTTTGTTGGAAGAACACCTTCTTGTGCGCACACATTGGTTGAACGAGGGATCAAGAAAGTTGTAGTTGCGACTTTAGATCCTGATACACGTAATAGTGGAAAAGGTATTGCGGTGCTAGAGCAAGCTGGTGTTGAAGTGGAAGTAGGATTGTGTGAAAACGAAGTCCTGGACTTTATAGAGCCGTATTTAATCCGAAATTAA
- a CDS encoding flavohemoglobin expression-modulating QEGLA motif protein, with protein sequence MLHTELEVLEKIRSLTPFEAELGDGSLSIRVSEYQPYIATAIHHGHNLRGELKEKCALTEEERYFEEDPFTGDFISSLPIVLQGQDSRYEYDLNRDPSNCIYEDAWGKNVWLEPLTPEERAISHEKHSCYYRILKCLVETLEKEFGLCLVYDIHSYNHQRIDAETPTFNVGTKQINCRRWRKEINVLLENLNSVELPNLEVTALENDVFKGMGYQATFIKENFSNTLILPIEVKKIFMNEQGGEAYPLVIEKLKESMKTVITEHAAYTVTKRTKAKGLTGSDLLASNLSKEVLKLDRQLYRIARGINTLSYINPTNLKQEKRRFLSKPHSYTPQFTYRQLDLDPYKFREQLYRLLVEGIRDADVQKMYRKVIDQLAVRIDLLCSIGTDEFLYNSLRYYGQPDERDIANAKFILHACEYKEQQPATISAKEAIEAFKEAALDYDIPCKVVSSKQLIARAMVSGKTIKVNPNSRFTQGDLDALIHHELGVHLVTSVNAERQPLKILQLGLPGNTHTQEGLAILCEHLSGSFPLHRLKTLALRVVAVEMMVNGDTFNDCFNSLKHEYGVSDDEAFTVTARVYRGGGFTKDFLYLRGLKDAIHAYKNEDLTSLFIGKTGFEFKPLLDELIERGILKQPDYLPKALTMDANIDPVMEFMLNSIR encoded by the coding sequence ATGCTGCATACTGAGTTAGAGGTTCTGGAGAAAATCCGCAGCCTGACTCCATTTGAAGCTGAGCTTGGTGACGGTAGCTTGAGTATTCGTGTAAGCGAGTACCAACCTTATATTGCTACCGCGATTCACCATGGTCATAACCTTCGTGGAGAATTAAAAGAAAAATGTGCGCTTACTGAAGAAGAGCGCTACTTTGAAGAAGATCCGTTTACTGGCGATTTTATTTCATCACTGCCAATCGTTCTTCAAGGTCAAGATTCTCGTTACGAATACGACTTAAACCGCGATCCAAGTAACTGTATTTATGAAGATGCTTGGGGTAAAAACGTGTGGCTTGAGCCATTAACACCAGAAGAGCGTGCGATCAGCCATGAAAAACATAGCTGTTACTACCGTATTCTTAAGTGTTTAGTGGAAACATTAGAAAAAGAATTTGGTCTTTGTTTGGTATATGACATTCACTCATATAACCACCAGCGCATTGATGCTGAAACACCAACGTTCAACGTTGGCACGAAGCAAATCAATTGTCGTCGTTGGCGTAAAGAAATCAACGTTTTACTTGAAAACCTAAACAGCGTAGAGCTACCAAACCTTGAAGTCACAGCATTAGAAAATGATGTTTTCAAAGGCATGGGTTACCAAGCAACTTTCATTAAAGAAAACTTCAGCAACACATTAATCTTACCGATTGAAGTGAAGAAGATTTTCATGAATGAGCAAGGTGGCGAAGCCTACCCGTTAGTAATTGAGAAACTGAAAGAGTCGATGAAAACCGTGATCACGGAACATGCGGCTTATACAGTAACCAAACGTACTAAAGCGAAAGGGCTAACAGGTAGCGACTTACTAGCATCTAATCTGTCAAAAGAAGTGCTGAAGCTTGATCGTCAGTTATATCGTATTGCTCGTGGTATCAATACCTTGAGCTACATTAACCCGACGAACTTAAAGCAAGAGAAGCGTCGTTTCTTAAGTAAACCACACAGCTATACGCCACAGTTTACTTACCGTCAGCTTGACTTGGATCCATACAAGTTCCGCGAGCAACTTTACCGTTTGCTAGTTGAAGGTATTCGCGATGCTGACGTGCAGAAAATGTACCGTAAGGTAATTGACCAGTTAGCAGTACGTATCGATCTACTTTGTTCGATTGGTACAGATGAGTTCCTATACAACTCGCTACGCTACTACGGTCAACCTGATGAGCGTGATATTGCTAATGCGAAATTTATTCTCCATGCTTGTGAGTATAAAGAGCAGCAACCTGCCACCATCAGTGCCAAAGAAGCGATTGAAGCGTTTAAAGAAGCCGCTCTTGACTACGACATTCCATGTAAGGTTGTCTCTTCTAAGCAGCTGATTGCCCGTGCAATGGTAAGCGGCAAGACAATTAAGGTGAACCCTAACAGTCGTTTTACTCAAGGCGATCTTGATGCCTTGATCCATCACGAACTGGGTGTGCACTTGGTAACGTCAGTAAATGCTGAACGTCAACCATTGAAGATCTTACAATTAGGTTTACCAGGTAACACCCACACACAAGAAGGCCTTGCGATTCTGTGTGAGCACTTATCAGGTAGCTTCCCACTACACCGACTTAAAACATTAGCGTTACGTGTAGTGGCAGTAGAGATGATGGTAAATGGCGACACCTTTAACGACTGTTTCAACAGCTTGAAACACGAGTACGGTGTAAGCGATGATGAAGCCTTCACAGTAACCGCACGTGTTTACCGTGGTGGTGGTTTCACGAAAGACTTCTTGTACCTACGTGGTTTGAAAGATGCGATCCATGCGTATAAAAATGAAGATCTAACATCGCTATTTATTGGTAAAACTGGATTTGAATTTAAGCCACTACTTGATGAGCTCATCGAGCGTGGGATCTTAAAACAACCAGATTACCTACCAAAAGCATTAACCATGGACGCAAACATCGATCCTGTAATGGAATTTATGTTGAATTCAATTCGTTAA
- the mrcB gene encoding penicillin-binding protein 1B: protein MTSNNQQPDKKQDTKTQPSSTRHFIKRSLLTVAIVGGVGMAYLGNNLNKTISEKFAGQLWQLPSVVYARELALQPGSPISYNALVNELKVLGYHKAAHPDQSGEYKANGWSVEFVRRPFNFKEGAEGARHVSVSFNSEGISKMMDLDTNKELGFLHIDPKMLGMLESGSDQQRIYLPKDKMPKLLVEGLVDTEDRHFYEHDGISLVGIARAFVANIKVGRTVQGGSTLTQQLAKNMFLSSERSLWRKFKEAYMAIIIDYKYGKNEVLDAYMNQVYLAQYNGRGIHGFALASRYYFDRPLSELRPDQMALMIGMVKGPSYYNPWRHPERAKDRRNVVLKIMFDNKLITEKEYRSSIKLPLDIQAKGQLAKRQPAYFDQIKRELEEKVGDAFEEGKGFRLFTSLDPQSQKLAEEAVKKMIPIVEKRSGKDLQTAMVIADRTTGEIRAMIGGSNPDFPGYNRAINAQRQIGSVVKPSIYLSALEEPEQFTLATSLKDQPLSVKMQDGATWSPRNYDRKYRGEVPLFMALAKSYNVPTVNLGMALGVDKVSTTLTKLGIPYQEIPQVPSLFLGSIALSPLEVTQMYQAIGNNGYLAPLTALNAVVDENGKVLYQNWPKAAPVVPSQAAWLTMFAMQDTVKFGTAHSLNKLFPNSHLAGKTGTTNDGKDSWYVGIDGREVVTVWMGRDDNKSAHLTGATGALRLYTDYIQHRKPEPLVLRQPSDLEAVKYTVAANGTYTEDCSGTTRMPIWDPNGDLKQNCQVQQVKQQAQEVQKKVEGFFNKLFNW, encoded by the coding sequence ATGACGTCAAATAATCAACAACCTGATAAAAAGCAGGACACTAAGACGCAACCATCTTCGACGCGTCATTTCATTAAACGCAGTTTGCTGACAGTCGCCATCGTGGGTGGTGTCGGCATGGCTTATTTAGGCAATAACCTGAATAAAACCATCAGCGAAAAGTTTGCAGGTCAACTTTGGCAATTACCTTCGGTTGTTTATGCCCGTGAATTAGCACTACAGCCAGGCTCTCCTATTAGCTATAACGCTTTAGTTAATGAGCTAAAAGTATTGGGTTACCACAAAGCAGCTCATCCAGATCAAAGTGGTGAATATAAGGCAAATGGCTGGAGCGTTGAGTTCGTTCGTCGTCCATTTAACTTTAAAGAAGGCGCTGAAGGTGCTCGTCATGTTTCTGTTTCTTTCAATAGCGAAGGGATCAGTAAGATGATGGATTTAGATACCAATAAAGAGTTGGGCTTCCTACACATTGATCCAAAAATGTTAGGTATGCTTGAAAGCGGCTCTGATCAGCAGCGTATCTATTTACCAAAAGATAAAATGCCTAAATTATTAGTAGAAGGTTTGGTTGATACAGAAGATCGCCATTTCTACGAGCATGATGGTATTTCTCTGGTGGGTATTGCCCGCGCATTTGTGGCGAATATTAAAGTTGGTCGTACGGTTCAAGGTGGTAGTACCTTAACCCAGCAGCTGGCAAAAAATATGTTCCTATCAAGCGAACGTAGCCTGTGGCGTAAGTTTAAAGAAGCTTATATGGCGATCATCATTGACTACAAATACGGTAAAAATGAAGTCCTTGATGCCTACATGAACCAAGTTTATCTAGCGCAATATAACGGTCGTGGTATTCATGGCTTTGCGTTAGCGTCGCGTTATTATTTTGATCGCCCGTTATCTGAATTACGTCCAGATCAAATGGCATTAATGATTGGCATGGTAAAAGGCCCGTCTTACTACAATCCTTGGCGTCATCCTGAGCGTGCGAAAGACCGCCGTAATGTGGTACTTAAGATCATGTTTGATAACAAGCTGATCACTGAAAAAGAGTACCGTTCATCGATTAAATTGCCTCTTGATATTCAAGCGAAGGGACAATTAGCAAAACGCCAGCCTGCTTACTTTGATCAAATTAAACGTGAGTTGGAAGAAAAGGTGGGTGATGCGTTTGAAGAAGGTAAAGGTTTCCGTCTATTTACCTCATTGGATCCTCAATCTCAGAAGCTAGCTGAAGAAGCTGTGAAGAAAATGATCCCGATTGTTGAAAAACGTTCGGGTAAAGATCTTCAAACGGCGATGGTTATTGCAGATCGCACAACGGGCGAAATTCGCGCCATGATTGGTGGTAGTAACCCTGACTTCCCGGGTTATAACCGTGCCATTAATGCGCAGCGTCAAATCGGCTCTGTAGTGAAGCCTTCTATTTACTTATCAGCGTTGGAAGAGCCAGAGCAATTTACCTTGGCTACATCGCTTAAAGATCAGCCGCTGTCGGTTAAGATGCAAGATGGTGCGACATGGAGCCCACGTAACTACGATCGTAAATACCGTGGTGAAGTGCCTTTATTTATGGCACTGGCGAAATCGTATAACGTACCAACCGTAAACCTTGGTATGGCGTTAGGTGTCGATAAGGTTTCTACGACGCTAACGAAACTGGGTATTCCTTATCAAGAGATCCCACAAGTACCATCGTTATTCCTAGGTTCGATTGCGTTATCACCATTAGAAGTGACGCAAATGTATCAAGCGATTGGTAATAACGGTTACCTAGCACCATTAACAGCATTAAATGCAGTGGTTGATGAAAATGGTAAAGTGCTTTATCAAAATTGGCCGAAAGCCGCACCAGTAGTCCCAAGCCAAGCGGCGTGGTTAACTATGTTTGCAATGCAAGATACGGTGAAATTTGGTACGGCACATTCATTGAATAAGTTATTCCCTAATAGCCACTTAGCGGGTAAAACAGGGACAACTAACGATGGTAAAGATAGCTGGTATGTAGGTATTGATGGACGTGAAGTTGTCACGGTTTGGATGGGACGTGACGATAACAAGTCTGCCCACTTAACAGGTGCAACAGGTGCGCTTCGTTTGTATACGGATTACATTCAACATCGAAAACCTGAACCTTTGGTATTGCGTCAACCGTCTGATCTTGAAGCGGTGAAATATACAGTAGCAGCAAATGGTACCTATACTGAAGATTGTTCAGGTACTACACGTATGCCGATTTGGGATCCAAATGGCGACTTGAAGCAGAACTGTCAGGTTCAGCAAGTTAAACAGCAAGCACAAGAAGTACAGAAGAAAGTTGAAGGTTTCTTTAATAAGTTGTTTAACTGGTAA
- a CDS encoding peptidoglycan DD-metalloendopeptidase family protein, giving the protein MSTFKTTILSKFINSRYITLVGISLLTVAAALSINTSTTQHKPTQVQLPISNTPEVVLKALSPKEMKKTVELPPSYEYKIQKGDTLSEIFARLSIPYSTIQDIMKADLNTLQIDKLKPGNTLRFWINESDHKLNKLELEFSLAQRIDYIRQKDGSFDVKEITLPGVWHESVATGSIHGSFTASARKAGLSHSEIQEIMSLLKDKVNFNRDLKAGDFFEVVTKRKYIQNHLTGDSELQAIRIYNGKSLISAYLHSDGNFYDQNGESLQRAFLRYPYPASKHFRISSPFNPNRVHPVTGRRQPHNGVDFATPSGTPVLATGDGVVTLVTNHPYAGRYVVIKHSANYSTRYLHNSRILVKQGQHVKRGQEIALSGRTGRVTGPHIHYEFLIRGKAVNPMTAKIPLAASVPHKEKKEFELQVAQYNKLMKQALETDKNQIAIVKK; this is encoded by the coding sequence ATGTCTACGTTTAAAACGACAATTTTGAGCAAATTTATTAATTCTCGATATATTACTCTGGTAGGAATTTCGCTTCTTACCGTAGCAGCGGCGTTATCTATCAATACATCAACAACACAACATAAGCCAACTCAAGTACAACTACCCATTTCAAACACACCTGAAGTTGTTCTGAAAGCGCTATCACCAAAAGAAATGAAAAAGACGGTGGAACTACCACCAAGCTATGAATATAAGATCCAAAAAGGCGACACATTAAGTGAGATCTTCGCTCGTTTATCTATTCCTTATTCAACCATTCAAGACATCATGAAAGCGGACTTAAATACGCTTCAAATAGATAAACTAAAACCAGGTAACACATTACGTTTTTGGATTAATGAAAGCGATCATAAGCTCAACAAACTAGAACTTGAATTTAGTTTGGCTCAGCGCATTGATTATATTAGACAAAAAGACGGTAGCTTTGATGTAAAAGAAATCACCTTACCTGGTGTATGGCACGAATCCGTAGCAACAGGCAGTATTCATGGCAGTTTTACCGCATCTGCACGCAAAGCAGGATTAAGCCACAGCGAAATCCAAGAAATCATGTCGCTGCTGAAAGATAAAGTAAATTTCAATCGCGATCTTAAAGCTGGTGATTTTTTTGAAGTCGTAACTAAGCGTAAATATATTCAAAATCATCTGACGGGTGATAGTGAGCTACAAGCGATCCGTATTTATAACGGTAAGAGTTTAATATCGGCTTATCTACACTCAGATGGTAACTTCTACGACCAAAATGGTGAAAGCTTACAACGTGCCTTCCTTCGCTATCCATATCCAGCGTCGAAGCACTTCCGTATTAGCTCACCGTTTAATCCAAACCGTGTGCATCCAGTAACGGGACGTCGCCAACCTCACAATGGTGTCGACTTTGCAACACCATCAGGTACACCAGTATTAGCAACTGGTGATGGTGTCGTAACATTGGTTACCAATCACCCTTATGCGGGACGATATGTAGTGATCAAGCACAGTGCTAACTACAGCACTCGTTATCTTCACAATAGCCGTATCTTAGTAAAACAAGGGCAACATGTTAAACGAGGTCAAGAAATTGCATTATCAGGTCGAACAGGACGTGTAACAGGACCACATATCCATTACGAGTTCTTGATCCGTGGTAAAGCGGTAAACCCGATGACGGCGAAAATTCCACTAGCAGCTTCTGTTCCTCATAAAGAGAAGAAAGAATTTGAGTTGCAAGTCGCGCAATATAACAAGCTGATGAAACAAGCACTGGAAACCGACAAAAACCAAATTGCTATTGTAAAAAAATAG